Proteins from a genomic interval of Salinarchaeum sp. Harcht-Bsk1:
- a CDS encoding NAD(P)/FAD-dependent oxidoreductase, which produces MADFDVLVIGGGTGNNVAAAAADAGLETALVEPGPLGGTCLNRGCNPSKMLIQAANAVHDVRDAERFHVDATFEGIDHAVVVDEMDELLGGIAADMETRYRERDHLTLFDERTEFVDERTVELGGEAVTAEKIVIAAGSRPVVPPIDGLADVDYLTSQDALYRRTTPESLVILGGGYIAVELGYFFDAMGTDVKIVEMMDSLVHREDADVAGAFTELAADRHDVYTGHRVTAVEEADESYAVHAETEAGEATTVEGSEVLVALGRRPNSDTLALETAGIEVDDRGFVETNEYLETTAEGVWAQGDVAGNALFKHSGDYETRHTIANVVDEERRTLDLSAMPHAIFTEPQIAGVGATADDLDEEGSEYVTGRADYADSAMGRAKKLDHGFVKVLADPDGEILGAHAIGYEAATLLHEAVVAMRTGATVEDVGGTIHAHPTLSKVVEAAFRDVPR; this is translated from the coding sequence ATGGCCGACTTCGACGTCCTCGTGATCGGCGGTGGCACGGGCAACAACGTGGCCGCGGCGGCGGCCGACGCCGGACTGGAGACGGCGCTGGTTGAACCGGGCCCGCTCGGTGGAACCTGTCTCAATCGAGGCTGTAACCCCTCGAAGATGCTCATCCAGGCGGCCAACGCAGTCCACGACGTGCGCGACGCCGAGCGCTTCCACGTCGACGCGACCTTCGAGGGCATCGACCACGCCGTCGTCGTCGACGAGATGGACGAGCTCCTCGGTGGCATTGCGGCGGACATGGAAACGCGCTACCGCGAGCGGGACCACCTGACGCTGTTCGACGAACGCACCGAGTTCGTCGACGAGCGGACGGTCGAGCTCGGCGGCGAGGCCGTCACCGCGGAGAAGATAGTCATCGCTGCGGGCAGCCGCCCCGTCGTGCCGCCGATCGACGGCCTCGCGGATGTGGACTACCTCACGAGTCAGGACGCCCTCTACCGCCGAACGACGCCCGAGAGCCTCGTGATCCTCGGAGGCGGGTACATCGCCGTCGAACTCGGCTACTTCTTCGACGCGATGGGGACGGACGTGAAAATCGTCGAGATGATGGACTCGCTCGTCCATCGCGAGGACGCCGACGTCGCCGGGGCGTTCACCGAACTCGCGGCCGACCGCCACGACGTCTACACCGGCCATCGGGTGACGGCGGTCGAGGAAGCGGACGAGAGCTACGCCGTCCACGCCGAGACCGAGGCCGGCGAGGCGACGACCGTCGAGGGGAGCGAGGTGTTGGTCGCACTGGGCCGCCGGCCCAACAGCGATACGCTCGCCCTCGAGACGGCAGGGATCGAGGTCGACGACAGGGGGTTCGTCGAGACGAACGAGTACCTGGAGACCACCGCCGAGGGCGTCTGGGCGCAGGGCGACGTCGCGGGAAACGCCCTGTTCAAACACTCCGGCGACTACGAGACTCGCCACACGATCGCGAACGTCGTCGACGAGGAGCGACGCACGCTCGACCTCTCGGCGATGCCCCACGCGATCTTCACCGAACCCCAGATCGCCGGCGTCGGCGCGACGGCGGATGACCTCGACGAGGAGGGATCCGAGTACGTGACGGGCCGGGCCGACTACGCCGACTCGGCGATGGGTCGGGCGAAGAAGCTCGACCACGGGTTCGTGAAAGTGCTCGCCGACCCCGACGGCGAGATTCTGGGCGCCCACGCCATCGGCTACGAGGCCGCGACGCTGCTACACGAGGCGGTCGTCGCGATGCGAACCGGCGCGACCGTCGAGGACGTCGGCGGCACGATCCACGCCCACCCGACGTTGAGCAAGGTGGTCGAGGCGGC